The stretch of DNA CCTTGTGCAAAATTTAGGTTGTACGTTGTAGAATATCTAAACACTTAAACTATTCGGGATAAATTAGTTTGGATATGATCAAAGGTTAGAGTTTAGCTCCTATATTCAAGGGATTGCATATAactaatgtataaaatatgacGTATTCGGCTAAGATTAATACAGTAGACAATTCCTCATCTCCACCTGTCCATCTTCTTGTCCGTTATTCTCACATAAGCATAACGCAAGGTTTAAAATGTACATACATATCCGTGATCCATGTgacaagaagagagagagagagagagtcgtcAAGAGCACAATGCGTTATCACAAAAGGCCTAAGAAATAAGAACTCAAGACATCAAACTATAGAGGATATTTGGCAGACAAAACCTCTGGCCTTTATGGCCCTTATCAGAGGCCAGTTTTGGTGATCAGAAAACAGACAATAACATAGGCCAAATTCCAGTTCTCCAAAAAGAGTTTGTTCTATTCATCACACTTGTTTCGGCATATGAACCATTTGTTCACCAAAACCAAGGGACTCcattagaaaatattatgacaaaacaataatttatctTCCAAAATTTAAAGAAGAGTAATTCTTTCTGAGCCAGAAGtataaaatcaaactaaaagtTTAGTAGGATTTAAAGAACATCAAACAACATCATCGAACGAGAGAGGAACATTCGCCTTCTCTATGAAGAATTTCAATGTTCTCTCCACTTTTTGTAGACAAGACTTACCAATAtccacatttttcttcttttcctttacttcttcgagcttcttctccaaccaatcAACTTTAAAGCCACCTTGTGCCACGTCAGACACTGCAGCGGATGCTTCATCCAGATCATCATCAGAGATCTCCGCAGGCAATTGGCACAGCGTTTCAACGATTCCTAGGAGTACATTCATGTATGTTGTCCTCAAAGATCGTTTCTTTAAACGGACTTGTGATGCAATGTCAGGGTATCTTTCAAATATACGTTTCACAGATTCTAcctgagaaaagaaaagatattatACAAGCTTTTAGGAGTTCTAGTTGTATGCTTACTAATCTTTAAGTTTCTTACTTGTGAAGGAAGAATTTGAAACCCATTGACATCAATGCTTTCTTTCAGTTCTTGAGTCTTGTTGAGTAGATTATAAGACATTGCACCATCCTTATCTGATTCACCTGGTGATGTGCCCATGGTTTTAAGAGCAACAACCTCAATTAAAATTGTTACTTGTCCGGAAACAAGAAACCCGGCATCTCGTGCAAGAAGGTTGAAAGGGGGTGGTGGTACTATTGGATAAGGACAAGTGGGAGGTTTCTCATCATCAAAGTAGAGGTCTGAAACTGTGTCATCACGAGAAGTACGTATTGCATCCAATGAGTACACGtattaatttgaataaaaacatGTCAATTCAATGTCACAGCTTTGCAAGAAACGGtataacttaaaaacaaaaaaagcaactTTGAAAAAATGTGTAAATAGAATCCTACCTCTCACACTTGAGCGTTTTTGATAAATCCCATTTACTATAGTTAAGCGAACTTTTACATGTCTTCTCCATGTAGAAGTCAATGACTGAGAACAATCAGCGACGCCCATATACTGATACGAGAACTCAAAGTTGGTTCCATTGGGTATGGCAAGAAGACGCCTATACACAGAGACAAACAAAGAAATCACCTAAACttataattaaatgaaaacaTAGTTTAGAACAAAAATTGGTACAGGTTATTTAATTACCATCTACTGCCAGCAATGAGAAATGGATCAGAATGAGTCTGCTTAGGTTTCAAAACGGGGAGATTCTTTATTATCCAGAcgaattttttttcaacttgCTGCTTCCCCATTAAATGTAACCAATATCAAGAGAACAAAGCGAGTAAAGAAATAGACACAGACTCAGAACTCAGAAGTCTGAACCTCTTACACAAGCCAAGCCAGTCTTTGCCtagtttgaaacaaaaattctGAGATGAAGTTCACAAATAAGGCTCAACCCTAGGAGAAAATTACccttaaaacaattaaaaagtaGAGAAATAAATCCGATTGCAATATAGAAAGAAAGTgagaaactaaaaagtaaaaaccctaGGTAGACTTTAGAATTGAGATTGTGTTTCCACTGCTGGCTAAATCCAAGTCACATGCTTCTCAcatgtctttatatatatgatttttttttttttttttttaaNACTTCTTTCTTTATATGCCATATATCGTAATTATTGGAAAGATGTTACACAATTTGAATGGGATGTTCATCAATTCTTAAGATCTTCTTGTCTGCAGTTAGTTGGAAATTTCCTTAATATCAgcacaaactttttttaatttccaataTCTTGCCAACCTCGTTTTATGTTCGTTGCTTTCTCAAGATCGTTAGTGAATATTATCAATCAATCATTCTGCTTGTTATGGATTTAAGAATTTGAGCAAAGCACTTTTAATCAATGTCTCCGGAGGGTGATGAGCATGTGGTATTGTCTCCCACAAGCAGaagttggtgatgatgatgccaGGAATATGGCGAGTTTATGACTCAAAGTTCAGGGAATCCTCCTCTGACCAAAGATACAGAGCATACTCTGTTCAGATACAGAGCAATTACGTTTTCATCAAGTTAACATATTTTAGAACCAATTGTTTACCAAAACCAAGGGACTCACTCCATTACAACAATAGTACAAGGAAATTAGAGATACGATAATTTATCATCCAAATTTTATAGAAGAACTGAGCCAAGACACACCAAGTTTAGAATCAAACAAAAGTTTTTGAGAACATCGAACGAGAGAGGTACATATCTGATTGAAGATCCTACAGATCAACCTAATTTCTGAATGAGTTTCAGCAACTCTTCGTCAATTTGTTGCAACCGAGCCTTAGCAGTGGccactttcttcttttcctttacTTCCTCGAGCCTCTTCTCTAACCAATCCACTACAAGGCCTCCCTTTGCGGCATTTGACACTACGGAAGATGCTTCTTCTAGATCATCATCAGAGATAGTCCCAGGAAACTGGCACAACGTCTTAATTTGTCCGAGGACGGCATTCAGGTATGTTGTCCTCCGCCAATTTGTCAGAAGAATTTCTGATGCAATGCCATGGTGTTTTTCAATTTTACGCTTCACTGATCCTATCTGTCAAGGACCAAAGGTGAACATACgatatcaacaacaaaacctcAAATGCAGAACACACGGTGTTGCTCATATATTGAGGTTTGCGATTAATTTCAAGTTATATACTTTAGTCAAGTACTAATCTTACGTTTCCTATAATTGTTCGGTAGCTTTATTAAACATGACACTAACCTTGAGAACAATCTTCAGTCTTCCAACTTTAAGAAATCCGCCATGTTCTTCAAGATGGCTGGAACGCATGAATCCGATTCGATAACGACAAGTGGGGGACTTCTCGTTGACACAAAGCTCTGAATCTGCAACATCTCAAGAATCAAGATACATAAATACATTGAATCCAAATCATCATTAGAATACATAATTTATATGTAGCACTAAAATGAAGTAATGAGTAAGTAGGaggtatatagatataaaatcaCGTACCTTTCACCAAAGAACAATTTTTAGATCGTCGATTAACTAAAGTGAAGCAAAGATTTACATTGCTTGTCCATCTAGAAGGCAGGGACTTATGATCAGCAACGCCTAAATAATGATAGGAGAAGACAAATTTATTTCCCATGGGTGTGAGAATTAAACGCctgcagttaaaaataaaataaaataagaagcAACAAAAAGAGTATCATGATTGAATCACTGCAACATTAAATGgataaaacatatgaaaaaaacGGTCTCTTTGTTACCATTTGCAGCCATCAATTAGAAGTGTATCAGAACAATAGTACTCCTTAAGTTGCTGAGAAGAGGAAATATTTATCCTCCAGACGAATGCCAATCTACCTTTGTTCCCCATTGATGTGATTGAGACTATAAGAGCATGAAGGAATTTCCACTATGAAATCTAAAACCGAAATAGTAAGTTCGAACCAAACAGATTTATTAATCAACTTAAACTAGTTATTATCAGATGTTACACTGTAGTACTAGTTTATAACATGGAGAGGAGAGAGGATAAGGAATGCAAATCGTTTTTAGTACGTCGAGGTAGAAACTCTAGaatttgattatggttttatgAACTTAAAGATTGTTAAAAGTATAAACTCACTTTTATTAGCTTAAGAAAATTAGTTCAAAACTTAagttctcaatctctctctctcaaaaccaCTTACTTTATGTCATGCCTagacatctatatatatagtaaaacatCAATCCTAATCCTATTAGGAAACACGTAAgcttagataactcctaaacttATTTGATCCTTATCACTTTGAATCATAACTTAAATAGGATTAGTGTAGCTTATTCCTCAAGCTAACTTCAAACTTAAATCAACAGAAACTTTATAACGCTTGCGGAACATAAACTTTTATAGTAACTATCTGTGCATGCAAATGCAacgtaataataatacatactGACACTGTACTAGTGATCAATACTTTCCCCAACCGTCACGATGCATCAATGGGTACGATTAATCGTAAATAGGTGAAACAACGTAACTTTAATGGAATACGGCTACTTATTTTCCTTGTCACTCAGTTTTCATACTACACGCATCAAAGACAATTAGATAAAAATGTGATAAAAGATAATTTACGaccaaatataattaaacataaatttcctgaaaagattaatataaaaatagacaAACAGAGGATCGAGCACAAATTGAAAACAGAGTACTCTGTTTCACAGCCGATCCTTCTTTAACTCCATCTCCTTGTCTTAAAATTTCCCTTATGTTTTTGCAGCAGCATTGCTCAAGCCTTAAATCTCATGACGGTAGATTAAAATGAAGTTATGATCCAAGCTTAATGATTTCTGACCTGCTCAAGAAAAGGCCATGTTTTTTGGGTATGTGGGAGAGATTGTGTGAAGATCATTTCTTGCAAAGACTATTTATTGAACAATGATCAAGTAACTTAAAAGATGGGAAAATTAGACTAAACTcggaaaataacaaaatcaagtcTTTATTCATCGATCATAAAGAAAAGTacataaacaagaacatcaTCAGCACTTGGGACTTTTCAATTTCAGCGTCAAGTTGTTCTCTCAACTCTATCCATACACTAACGATGCAGGGATATCCTCAAAAGGAGAATCATCTCCATAATCATACTCCGCATCACTATCTTCATGGGCATAGCAACCACTCATGTCATCCGCATAAGAATAGTCATGATGATcccaatcatcatcatattcgTAGTAGTCACTCCAGTCCTCTGAATAAGCGTCATCATGCTGAACAAAATCCTCATTATCTGCATAACGATCATGAATCTTCTTTATTTCCATTACCATACTGACAACGTTGTTCCCCAATTGAACAAACAGGAATCTATCTGCGGTCAAACTGCAGAAAATGTGCAAGAGAAACCATAAGATCAGTTCTTGGTTTAGGatttacaacaaacataactaGTTGCCATGCTCAGAAAACTGTTAGAGTGTTAGGATCCACGAGATCAAAGACTAAAGGATCAATAAGTATTATCTTATACACTCTTTGCACTACTCTAATATGTTCAGGAAAGAACATAAATTGATACACACTCTGCTATATTCAACATTGATAAGATAACAATCAAAAGTACAGGTGCATGAAGATGACAAACCAGAGGATCAATGCAATAGTTGAGAgtgaaacggaaaaaaaaaaacggagaaAAAGGTACTAAATtggtaagaactaagaagaaaaagaaaaaaaaagagagcataaTAATtggtaagaactaagaagtaAGAAGTGCTTTAAACGAGAAAATGTTAAATCTCAATTATTTTGTTCTATTAAATTGCTTTGGTTGACgacaaaaagtaaataaattgcTTTGGTCCAGTTAGAGAGGATTGGAAAAACCGTAACCTAAAAGCTTCGTCCTTTGGGGTTGTGATACAGGAAATGGGAAGGACGTGGAAGTTTAATAGAATGTGATTGGTGGAGGTTTGGGTTATGTGTTGGCAGCTGATGGTTGGCTGGAAATGAGAAGAAGAGCTGAAGCTTTATAAACATCTAAGATCACTTTGTAGAAGATTAGAATTGAAAAAGTTGTTGAGTTTGTTAGGTTTCTCTTATCTCTAGTTCTGGGTTTGTAAACCTTGATTCATCCTCTGTGAAGATCCCTAAGAGGTTCTTACAAGATGAATTATAGTATTCTGCGTTTTATGAACGTTGGATTCTCGTTGGTGTTGAGTAACGATTTGGATTTGGTTGCGTATTGATCGAAGTATTGATTCTGTattgatttggtttatttgataCAAAGGCCTTTGAACCATCTCTCGTTAAACTCTTTCCATGAGATTCTTCGGCGAATCTTCTTAACTCGTAACTCCAACGACTCCGCCGTTACAAGAGCCACATCCTCTTCCGCCATTGATTCCGAGGAAAGACAACGCTCTGATACCATTGATACAAATAAACCACAGCTCAATCATAAAATCAATACATAGTCAATACTTCGATCAATACGTAAGGCGAGAGTGAGAGGTTTGTAGGCTAaaagctaataataataatatattttttttaaaagtctgAATCAGACTTGCTGATCATTAAATGTGATCATATTAGTTGTTTAAGTTTATTAGgttatcataaaataaaaaccctagagAAAGACAGAAAGTCCAACACATGAGCGAGGAAAGGAAACTTAATGTTATTGTAAAATtcacttatcatcatcattagtcACCATTTCATAATGTTGTGCGTGTACGTAGTGTTAGTATACACGCATTAGTCACCATTTCATCACAATTCACTTTTTCTACACACTGGTTTTCAgcacaaaaaaccaaaaaagataaTGGCGAACAAAATTGCTGTCATCGTCGCGCAAATTAGTTCAATTCAGAAAAATCAGGTGACGAAAGCATTGGTCAAAGAAGAAGCATCACCAATATTCTTTCTTACTGATGCACAAATCGATTAGGTTCACAATGTGGTTTCCTTAGTACAGGGTCACACTTTGCTGATCACTGATAATAACTTGGCGACAGTCCAAGCGTTTCGTGCTTTGAACCTGAATGTCCACATCGTCGGGGTCACCATCACTTTCACTCGTCAAGAGTTTGCTGAACAGAGCATTGCATTCACAGCGGATCAATGTGATCATATTGTTTAATTGGTTATCATacaaaaaatttagagaaagtCCAACACATGAGAAGAAaggaaacttaatattattgaaaattcATTAAGCAAATTAAAAggaaagtaaaagcaaaagcaaagtaaaacaaaaataaaaaaaaagtagaagatcTGCCATTGATCCAACCATCCGGCAGATCCCAACCGTTTGATCTAATATTacatggattttgtttttgggcaaaacaaatattttattttcaacacaTGGAATCTTTCTCTCTGACTTAACAAAGAGCTTGATCagtatttgaattttttttttcctttcaaccTAACTCAAGTTATCAATTAATGCGGTACAAGggaatatcttattatataaagtttgtttTACTTAATAAATACtgattttaaatattcttacagaaaaaaaatcaaaataatataaaaaagatattttaaaatcatcataaatttctaataagaaatcaaatttaattaaacaatataaccaaaatctaaaaatattacaacataattaaattaaaatattaaaaagatagaataaacaaatattgatagttagTAGATTTCGTTTTTTACAATAGGTTtagaacttttactttttaatgttttagtaaatttagaaatGACAAATGTCAACATCTTATCGATCTTATTAATGAGTATCTTTGAcatcaactttatataataagatatattaatacataattaatCCTATCAACTTATGATACATGTATCATGTTCTGAAATCTATAATTACAACAATTATGacttatggtatatatatatatatatatatatatatatattgttctttTGTAGATTTACAACGACATGTGTCGCAGAATCACAATTTAATAATTAGATTTCATAAATAACATTCCAGAGGAAAACACACCTAAGATCAAATCTATATAACActtcacacacatatatatatatatatatatatatatatacaatttaatACTTAGATTTTATACACTTCAcataacatacatatatacattctctttaagaaatatatatatatatatatatatatatatatatgtatatgtataactTTACTATAAACAATTTCTTACTTAAAAACTATTTGAATAATTGACAGATCTCAAATCTAtagaataaatattataaactaaaaaaagtcaCACTATCATTATAAacctaattaaaaataattaacataatcTCTTTTAGAGATTTAGTTCTATTCAAGGCTTTATAGATAtgatatacataaatatatgttttcatatataaatgtgtatGCTTCAGATCATGAGTGAAAtatcataaacaagaaaaaaaaaaaaagataacaactAGTCATCAACTCGAAACAATATAAACGAAGCACATAATCGAAACACCAGTCACGAAATGGAACTGCACCATGACGTAGTCGAACATATTCTAGAGAAACTTCCAGTAAAATCATTGCTCAGATTCAAACTTGTGTCAGTACAGTGGAACTTTATAATCGAATCTcaatatttcaagaaaaaaaatttgatctaTCGGCAATCACAAGATCCTGATATCCTTATCTTATATCCCCGTGAATATAATGATGATCATCCTATAAGGATATTAACAATGAGTTCATCCGATTTGATCAAACTTCCTATTCTTTTCCCCCCGTGTAAAAAGACTCATTTTGAGAACTACCCGCTTTTGCGTGTTTACAGATATTCAGTATCTGGAAGTTGTGACGGTATGCTGTGCTATTACAATCACGCTAATTGTATTTATGTGGTCAATCCAGTTACTAGATGGTTTCGAAATGTTCCTCAAGCGAGATATCAAGCAGTTGTTCTCGACACGTTAAATAGAGAAAGATGGAAGTTTATGAATGACCATGCCCAATTGTGTAGTCTAGGATTTGGGAAAGACAAATTCACAGGCACATACAAACTAGTTTGGCTGTATAATTCATTTGAGATAagccttgaaaacactacaacctgtgaagtttttgattttagCACAAACACTTGGAAGTATGTTACCGCTGCTCCTTGTCGTATTCTTAATCACCATATTCCAGTACACTTAGATGGATCACTTCACTGGTTCACTGATGAGTCTATTGGGGAAACAAGAATATTATCATTTAATTTTCATACAGAAACTTTTCATATAGTCCTAAAAACTCCGTTTCCTGAAGCACCTTCGTCATATTCTAAGAATATTGTTATGTGTAACCTAAATGATAGGCTATCCGTATCGCAAAAAAAGTGGCTAAGACAAGAGATATGGTCATTAAACAATTCAGACATGATCTGGGAGAAAATTTATTCGTTGAATCTAGATCCTCAATTGTTCAGAAATTTTCCTCCAACGGCTCTCATACCAAATGCTATTCTATGCGTCACTCCTGTCACGGTTTTGAAGAAGACGAAATCACTAGTTCTTTTTGATACACTTACACATGTGGGGAATCGCAAGTTTACCATATATGATCCTGAATTGAGATCTTATGATGCATGTTCTCACAATGAGCGCTACGCTGGACATTATTCAACGGTGGTACCCTTTACTCCAAGCTTGATCTCAATAGTAGAAGAATAACTATTTTAATACCggttttaattttagtttgatGCTTTTGGGCTgggccaacaaaaaaaaaaaaaaaaaagagattctgTGAGTCTATATGGTCAAGTGATTGTAACTTTGATACTTTTGTTAGCCGTGtggtttggtttgttgattACAGACATTTTAATCACTGCCGAATTTATTTACTGTTAAAATTATGTAGTGATCAGTTTTGGGTTCGTCCTATAAAAGAGAACTTCATGGATTctatacaaatctttttttaacataCATAATCTAAATAATCCTATGATagtcaagaaacagagaaataatTATCAGCATAATGAGAATAAACATACATTAACTATAAtagtatttaataaaattatagtcAGACAACTCTTGCATACTTTCTAACCagcaaacga from Camelina sativa cultivar DH55 chromosome 9, Cs, whole genome shotgun sequence encodes:
- the LOC104715775 gene encoding MATH domain and coiled-coil domain-containing protein At3g58380 — encoded protein: MGKQQVEKKFVWIIKNLPVLKPKQTHSDPFLIAGSRWRLLAIPNGTNFEFSYQYMGVADCSQSLTSTWRRHVKVRLTIVNGIYQKRSSVRVSDLYFDDEKPPTCPYPIVPPPPFNLLARDAGFLVSGQVTILIEVVALKTMGTSPGESDKDGAMSYNLLNKTQELKESIDVNGFQILPSQVESVKRIFERYPDIASQVRLKKRSLRTTYMNVLLGIVETLCQLPAEISDDDLDEASAAVSDVAQGGFKVDWLEKKLEEVKEKKKNVDIGKSCLQKVERTLKFFIEKANVPLSFDDVV
- the LOC104715776 gene encoding MATH domain and coiled-coil domain-containing protein At3g58380-like codes for the protein MGNKGRLAFVWRINISSSQQLKEYYCSDTLLIDGCKWRLILTPMGNKFVFSYHYLGVADHKSLPSRWTSNVNLCFTLVNRRSKNCSLVKDSELCVNEKSPTCRYRIGFMRSSHLEEHGGFLKVGRLKIVLKIGSVKRKIEKHHGIASEILLTNWRRTTYLNAVLGQIKTLCQFPGTISDDDLEEASSVVSNAAKGGLVVDWLEKRLEEVKEKKKVATAKARLQQIDEELLKLIQKLG